In Spiroplasma chinense, a single window of DNA contains:
- a CDS encoding DEAD/DEAH box helicase, translating into MKFSDFGFKKFINDALNDIGFEKPTSIQEKVIPLLKKHRTVIAQSHTGTGKTHAFLLPILNNLDYSSNKVQCLIITPTRELARQIFANIKELIKYNEQATCALYVGGDDIEKHQDGLKNKQPMIVVGTPTRLRGLYEQNYLQLTTANHVVIDECDMIFELGFIDDIDLMLSKMSKTTNISLFSATINNGLKPFLTKYLSNSIFIENLDKKPSSKNIEHILVWTKNRENKDILKLIVDSINPYVAMIFVNRKNQIKEVIGWLNEFGVRNIGELHGDLDPRQRTNMQKRIQNMEFKWIVASDVASRGIDIDGVSHVISIDLPQELDYYIHRSGRTGRNQYSGQSYVLFNSNNQHQIDTLKSQGVEFSNKKLVGNQLVDVVQKEKIKKVNPNNPAAVEEAKILNRYKKKPIKPGYKKKRKAEIDKVKKDIRRKHIKESIAKIKKEKYKKRREELFD; encoded by the coding sequence ATGAAATTTAGCGACTTTGGATTTAAAAAATTTATAAATGATGCACTTAATGATATTGGTTTTGAAAAACCAACAAGTATCCAGGAAAAGGTTATTCCTTTATTAAAAAAACATAGAACAGTGATTGCACAATCACATACAGGAACTGGAAAAACTCACGCGTTTCTTTTACCAATACTTAATAACTTAGATTATTCATCTAATAAAGTGCAATGTTTAATAATTACTCCAACTAGAGAATTAGCAAGACAAATTTTTGCAAATATTAAAGAACTTATAAAATACAATGAGCAAGCAACTTGTGCATTGTATGTCGGTGGAGATGATATTGAAAAACATCAAGATGGTTTAAAAAATAAACAACCAATGATAGTTGTGGGAACTCCAACTAGACTTAGAGGTTTATATGAACAAAATTACTTGCAATTAACAACAGCAAATCATGTTGTTATTGATGAATGTGATATGATTTTTGAACTAGGATTTATCGATGATATTGATCTTATGCTTTCAAAAATGTCTAAAACAACCAACATTAGTTTATTTTCGGCAACTATTAATAATGGTTTAAAACCATTTTTAACTAAGTACTTATCTAACTCTATTTTTATCGAGAATTTAGACAAAAAACCAAGTAGTAAAAATATTGAACATATTCTTGTATGAACAAAAAATAGAGAAAACAAAGATATTTTAAAATTAATAGTAGATTCAATTAATCCTTATGTTGCTATGATTTTTGTTAATAGAAAAAATCAAATAAAAGAAGTAATTGGGTGATTAAATGAATTTGGTGTTAGAAATATTGGAGAACTACATGGTGATTTAGACCCAAGACAAAGAACAAATATGCAAAAAAGAATTCAAAATATGGAATTCAAATGAATTGTTGCATCAGATGTTGCTTCTAGAGGGATTGATATTGATGGAGTAAGTCATGTTATTTCAATCGATTTACCACAAGAATTAGATTACTACATCCATAGAAGTGGACGTACTGGTAGAAATCAATATTCTGGACAAAGTTATGTTTTATTTAATTCAAACAATCAACATCAAATTGATACATTAAAATCTCAAGGTGTTGAGTTTTCAAATAAGAAATTGGTAGGTAACCAATTAGTTGATGTTGTTCAAAAAGAAAAAATCAAAAAAGTTAACCCAAATAATCCGGCAGCCGTTGAAGAGGCTAAAATCTTAAATAGATATAAGAAAAAACCAATTAAACCAGGTTATAAAAAGAAAAGAAAAGCTGAAATTGATAAAGTTAAAAAAGATATTAGAAGAAAACATATTAAAGAATCAATTGCAAAAATTAAAAAAGAAAAATACAAAAAAAGAAGAGAAGAACTATTTGATTAG
- a CDS encoding AAA family ATPase produces MDITERIKKLIEAISYQVYEKETIFKLAMLALLGEESIFLLGKPGIAKSLISRRLKFAIKNGSNFEYLMSKFSTPEEIYGPIDLRLLKEGKYVRVVDGYLPSANVGFLDEIWKAGPSIQNTLLTIINEKIFRNGGKDIKVPLKLLISASNELPAEGEGLEALFDRFIIRYIAKGLVKEDNFEQLLDGESSLDVEVDPRLQISVEELEAWKKQSKQVRMSRKTLDFIHYFRKKMTLDTNGEAYISDRRWKKIAGLMKTSAFYNGRATTDIPDLFVIPFCIWDNEDEEEAYTQIFYKAFLEQFGLEWRNEKNNLLSQLDSMNAQIGQVEAQYLRLTPYDSPFRGALKGTHYLINFTDGGDDYKVCFIAASDWNKISALPSESFEIDLHFGPNLNKYVGTQKMEVKGYKSDQILFVKENKKYQVQNDNPAEFNNQMVNLSQQVTEIEKQVKEVSAKMFKEYKKYTNMNCVFFDEVYDEKIAEAFDTVSKKKKERQEALEQENSEFEMELD; encoded by the coding sequence ATGGATATTACAGAAAGAATTAAGAAATTAATAGAAGCTATTTCATACCAAGTTTATGAAAAAGAAACAATCTTTAAACTAGCAATGCTAGCTTTATTAGGGGAAGAGTCAATATTTTTACTTGGAAAACCAGGGATTGCCAAATCACTTATCTCACGTAGGTTAAAATTTGCAATTAAAAATGGATCAAATTTTGAATATTTGATGTCAAAATTCTCAACACCTGAAGAAATTTATGGACCAATTGATTTACGTCTTTTAAAAGAAGGGAAATACGTTAGGGTTGTTGATGGTTATTTACCATCAGCTAACGTTGGTTTCTTGGATGAGATTTGAAAAGCTGGACCAAGTATTCAAAATACACTTCTAACAATTATTAACGAAAAAATCTTTAGAAATGGTGGAAAAGATATTAAAGTTCCATTGAAACTTTTAATTTCAGCTTCCAATGAGTTACCTGCAGAAGGTGAAGGACTAGAAGCTTTATTTGACCGTTTCATTATTAGATATATTGCTAAAGGTTTAGTAAAAGAAGATAACTTTGAACAATTACTTGATGGAGAATCAAGTTTAGATGTTGAAGTTGATCCAAGACTTCAAATAAGTGTTGAAGAACTTGAAGCTTGAAAGAAACAATCAAAACAAGTTAGAATGAGTAGAAAAACATTAGACTTTATTCATTACTTTAGAAAAAAAATGACTCTTGATACAAATGGAGAAGCATATATTTCTGACCGTAGATGAAAGAAAATTGCAGGTCTTATGAAAACTAGTGCATTTTACAATGGAAGAGCAACAACAGATATCCCTGATCTTTTTGTAATTCCTTTCTGTATTTGAGATAACGAAGATGAAGAAGAAGCATATACACAAATTTTCTATAAAGCATTTTTAGAACAATTTGGTTTAGAGTGAAGAAATGAGAAAAACAACTTACTTTCTCAACTAGATTCTATGAATGCTCAAATCGGTCAAGTTGAAGCTCAATACTTAAGATTAACTCCTTATGATTCACCATTTAGAGGTGCTCTAAAAGGAACACATTACTTAATAAACTTTACTGATGGTGGAGATGATTACAAAGTTTGTTTCATTGCTGCATCAGATTGAAACAAAATTAGTGCATTACCAAGTGAAAGTTTTGAAATAGATTTACACTTTGGTCCAAACTTAAACAAGTATGTTGGAACTCAAAAAATGGAGGTTAAAGGTTACAAATCAGATCAAATCTTATTTGTAAAAGAAAACAAAAAATACCAAGTACAAAATGATAATCCAGCAGAATTTAATAATCAAATGGTTAACTTGAGTCAACAAGTAACTGAAATTGAAAAACAAGTAAAAGAAGTTAGTGCAAAAATGTTTAAAGAATACAAAAAATATACAAACATGAATTGTGTATTCTTTGACGAAGTTTATGATGAAAAAATAGCTGAAGCTTTTGATACAGTTTCTAAAAAGAAAAAAGAACGTCAAGAAGCTTTAGAACAAGAAAATAGCGAATTTGAAATGGAATTAGACTAA
- a CDS encoding tRNA (cytidine(34)-2'-O)-methyltransferase, with translation MRKVNIILFEPEIADNVGAIMRTCALTDAKLHLIEPFGFIFDKRNFARSSANNFEGCEYVRYDDWEDFELKNPNANIFFMTRYGKKPISDFKFTEINDEIYIMFGKESTGIPKELLKDNLDKCFRIPMVATGRSLNIANSVGISTYEVLRQWDYLELSKVEVEKGSDYLEKE, from the coding sequence ATGAGAAAAGTAAATATAATTTTATTTGAACCTGAAATTGCAGATAATGTTGGTGCTATTATGAGAACTTGTGCACTAACTGATGCAAAGTTACATTTAATTGAACCTTTTGGTTTTATTTTTGATAAGAGAAATTTTGCAAGAAGTAGTGCAAACAACTTTGAAGGTTGTGAATATGTTAGATATGATGATTGAGAAGATTTTGAACTAAAAAATCCAAATGCAAATATATTCTTTATGACAAGATATGGAAAAAAACCAATAAGTGATTTTAAATTTACAGAAATTAACGATGAAATATATATTATGTTTGGAAAAGAATCAACAGGTATCCCAAAAGAATTATTAAAAGATAATTTAGATAAATGTTTTAGAATACCAATGGTTGCCACTGGTAGAAGTTTGAACATAGCAAATAGTGTTGGTATTTCAACTTATGAAGTATTAAGACAATGAGATTACTTAGAATTAAGTAAAGTAGAAGTAGAAAAAGGAAGCGATTATTTAGAAAAGGAATAA